In Paenibacillus kyungheensis, the following are encoded in one genomic region:
- the atpG gene encoding ATP synthase F1 subunit gamma, with the protein MAKGMREIKRQIKSVENTKQITKAMEMVAASKLRKAQEKAQAARPYSDKLREVVASIASGTRGVYHPMLEKRPVKRIAYLVVTSDRGLAGGYNANMLKYVSNQIKENHTSTDQYELFIIGRKGRDYFRRRNLPITEEVTELTDFPTYADIKSLAYEAVKGYEEGRYDELYLCYNQFINALTQVPSSTRLLPMESVEVAEEDKLKASYEYEPSAEGVLEVLLPKYAQTLIYNALLEGKASEQGARMTAMGSATKNASQMIKDLTLVYNRARQASITQEITEIVAGANAQG; encoded by the coding sequence ATGGCTAAAGGTATGCGCGAGATCAAACGTCAGATTAAAAGCGTAGAAAATACAAAACAAATCACCAAAGCAATGGAAATGGTTGCGGCTTCCAAACTTCGTAAAGCACAAGAGAAAGCACAAGCAGCACGCCCATATTCCGATAAATTGCGTGAAGTGGTTGCGAGTATTGCTTCTGGAACAAGAGGCGTATATCATCCGATGTTGGAGAAGCGTCCTGTTAAACGGATTGCTTATCTCGTAGTGACTTCCGACCGTGGACTTGCGGGTGGTTATAATGCCAACATGCTCAAATATGTTAGCAATCAGATCAAGGAAAATCATACATCGACAGATCAGTACGAATTGTTCATCATTGGACGAAAAGGACGCGATTATTTCCGTCGCCGCAATCTTCCTATTACAGAAGAAGTGACAGAATTGACCGACTTTCCGACCTATGCCGATATCAAATCTCTAGCCTACGAGGCTGTTAAAGGATATGAAGAAGGCAGATACGATGAGCTTTACTTATGTTATAACCAGTTTATCAATGCATTAACACAAGTTCCAAGTTCAACTCGTTTGTTGCCAATGGAATCTGTAGAAGTTGCAGAAGAAGATAAACTCAAAGCAAGCTATGAATACGAGCCTTCAGCAGAGGGTGTATTGGAAGTTCTTTTGCCAAAATATGCACAAACACTGATCTACAACGCTTTACTTGAAGGTAAAGCTAGTGAACAGGGTGCTCGAATGACAGCCATGGGTAGCGCAACGAAGAATGCATCTCAAATGATCAAAGATCTAACACTTGTCTATAACCGTGCTCGTCAAGCATCGATTACACAAGAGATCACTGAGATCGTCGCGGGAGCTAACGCACAAGGCTAA
- the atpA gene encoding F0F1 ATP synthase subunit alpha — protein MSIRPEEISTLIKSQIEQYKNDIEVVEVGTVIQVSDGIARVYGLQNAMSGELLEFSNGVMGMALNLESNNVGVVILGEYSQIREGDQVKRTGRIMEVPVGEALLGRVVDPLGQPVDGKGPIAATEFRPVEGGAPGVIDRKSVHEPMQTGIKAIDAMVPIGRGQRELIIGDRQTGKTAIAIDAIINQKGQNVKCIYVAIGQKQSTVAQVVETLRRHGALEYTIIVTAAASDPSPLLYIAPYAGCAMGEYFMYKGEHALIIYDDLSKQAAAYRELSLLLRRPPGREAFPGDVFYLHSRLLERAAKLSDAKGGGSLTALPFIETQASDVSAYIPTNVISITDGQIFLEADLFYAGQRPAINVGISVSRVGGSAQIKAMKKVAGTLRLDLAQYRELQAFSQFGSDLDKSTMSRLNRGARMMEILKQGVNQPLLVEQQVVSLYTAVKGHLDDIPVADVRRFESEFLAYMTSSQDAVLQSIRDTKDLTADNEKALVDAINTFKKGFATSN, from the coding sequence TTGAGTATCAGACCTGAAGAAATCAGTACATTGATTAAAAGTCAAATCGAGCAATACAAAAACGATATTGAAGTCGTTGAAGTTGGAACAGTTATCCAAGTAAGTGATGGTATTGCCCGTGTATACGGTTTGCAAAATGCAATGTCAGGCGAACTTCTTGAGTTCTCTAACGGCGTAATGGGTATGGCTTTGAACTTGGAATCCAATAATGTCGGTGTTGTTATCCTTGGGGAGTATTCACAAATTCGTGAAGGCGATCAAGTAAAACGCACAGGACGTATTATGGAAGTTCCAGTAGGGGAAGCTCTTCTAGGTCGCGTTGTCGATCCTTTGGGTCAACCTGTAGATGGTAAAGGCCCTATTGCTGCAACAGAATTCCGTCCTGTTGAAGGCGGAGCACCTGGTGTTATTGACCGTAAATCGGTTCATGAGCCTATGCAAACAGGTATCAAAGCGATCGACGCTATGGTTCCTATCGGTCGTGGTCAACGTGAGTTGATTATCGGTGACCGTCAAACAGGTAAAACAGCGATTGCTATCGATGCAATCATTAACCAAAAAGGTCAAAACGTAAAATGTATTTATGTAGCGATTGGTCAAAAACAATCAACTGTTGCTCAAGTTGTAGAAACACTTCGTCGTCATGGCGCATTGGAGTACACTATTATCGTAACAGCTGCTGCTTCTGATCCTTCACCACTACTATACATCGCTCCATATGCAGGTTGCGCAATGGGTGAATACTTTATGTATAAAGGCGAGCATGCTTTGATTATTTATGATGATTTGTCCAAACAAGCGGCAGCTTATCGTGAATTGTCCTTGCTACTTCGTCGTCCACCGGGTCGTGAAGCATTCCCAGGTGACGTGTTCTATCTTCACTCCCGTTTGCTAGAGCGTGCGGCTAAGCTTAGTGATGCAAAAGGTGGCGGTTCTTTAACAGCATTGCCATTTATTGAAACGCAAGCTTCTGACGTATCTGCTTATATTCCTACAAACGTAATCTCGATTACAGATGGACAAATTTTCTTGGAAGCTGATCTGTTCTATGCAGGTCAACGTCCAGCGATTAACGTTGGTATTTCGGTATCTCGTGTTGGTGGTTCCGCTCAGATTAAAGCAATGAAAAAAGTTGCAGGTACACTGCGTCTAGATCTTGCTCAATATCGTGAGCTTCAAGCGTTCTCCCAGTTCGGATCTGACCTTGATAAATCAACAATGTCTCGTCTAAATCGTGGTGCACGTATGATGGAAATTCTAAAACAAGGCGTTAACCAACCATTGTTAGTAGAACAACAGGTAGTGAGCTTGTATACAGCAGTTAAAGGTCATTTGGATGATATTCCGGTTGCAGATGTACGCCGCTTTGAATCTGAATTCCTTGCTTATATGACAAGCAGCCAGGATGCTGTTTTACAATCGATTCGTGATACAAAAGATTTGACTGCTGATAATGAAAAAGCATTGGTAGATGCAATCAATACCTTCAAAAAAGGTTTTGCTACCTCCAACTAA
- a CDS encoding F0F1 ATP synthase subunit delta — protein sequence MSRDTVVSTRYAKALFESATEHGTVEETEQELKAIVEAFAHDADLRNFIATPNVSFEDKRRVIETAFAGKVSQPLVHTITLLIERGRYGIFGELLNSYTAIVSRTLKVVDAFVYTPYPLDEREQAEVTARFGQLSGKRIRVQNIVDKTLLGGLKVVIGDMLYDGSLSGKLNRLEKSFQRQAQ from the coding sequence ATGAGCCGCGATACAGTAGTATCTACGCGTTATGCCAAAGCCCTTTTCGAATCTGCAACTGAACATGGTACTGTAGAAGAGACGGAACAAGAACTAAAAGCAATCGTTGAAGCTTTTGCACATGATGCAGATCTTCGCAATTTTATAGCCACACCAAATGTATCTTTTGAAGACAAACGTCGCGTGATTGAAACTGCTTTTGCAGGTAAAGTATCACAACCGCTGGTTCATACGATTACATTGTTGATCGAGCGTGGACGATATGGCATATTTGGCGAGTTATTGAATAGTTATACTGCAATCGTCAGTAGAACGCTTAAAGTAGTCGATGCTTTTGTATACACACCTTATCCTTTAGATGAGCGTGAACAAGCAGAAGTGACGGCTAGATTCGGACAACTATCAGGCAAACGGATTCGTGTACAAAATATTGTAGACAAAACTCTTCTTGGCGGACTTAAAGTCGTCATCGGAGACATGCTGTACGATGGAAGTCTTTCAGGCAAGTTAAATCGTCTGGAAAAGTCTTTTCAAAGACAAGCACAGTAG
- the atpF gene encoding F0F1 ATP synthase subunit B: protein MHFVWSSLVVTIIAFLILYWLLSRYAFGPLFSVMEKRRELVKQQMDEAALTRSQAAQYVEDQKAALQQARKDAQDIIEQSRQTSNRQAEQLITQAKEETTRLKEEAAREIESEKNKAVAALRSEIGAVSVQIASKVLEREVDAKAQDQLVDNYLKEVGIRQ from the coding sequence TTGCATTTTGTATGGAGCAGTCTTGTAGTTACAATTATTGCTTTCCTGATTTTATATTGGTTATTAAGCCGTTATGCATTCGGTCCATTATTCTCTGTTATGGAGAAAAGACGTGAGCTGGTTAAACAGCAAATGGATGAAGCTGCATTAACACGCAGTCAAGCAGCTCAATATGTCGAAGACCAAAAAGCTGCACTTCAACAAGCACGTAAGGACGCTCAAGATATTATTGAGCAATCTCGTCAGACGAGCAATCGTCAAGCTGAACAATTAATTACTCAAGCTAAAGAGGAAACGACGCGTCTTAAAGAAGAAGCGGCTCGTGAAATCGAAAGCGAGAAAAATAAAGCTGTTGCTGCACTTCGCAGTGAAATCGGCGCCGTCTCTGTACAGATCGCTTCTAAAGTACTGGAAAGAGAAGTGGATGCCAAAGCTCAAGATCAGTTGGTTGACAACTATCTGAAAGAAGTAGGGATTAGACAATGA
- the atpE gene encoding F0F1 ATP synthase subunit C, whose translation MGALAFLAAAIAVGLGALGAGIGNGLIVSKTVEGIARQPEAKATLQTVMFIGVGLVEALPIIGVVLAFIFYAAA comes from the coding sequence ATGGGAGCATTAGCATTTCTAGCAGCTGCTATCGCAGTAGGTTTGGGCGCATTGGGCGCAGGTATTGGTAACGGTCTTATCGTAAGTAAAACGGTTGAAGGTATCGCTCGTCAACCAGAAGCAAAAGCAACATTGCAAACAGTTATGTTTATCGGTGTAGGTTTGGTAGAAGCATTGCCAATCATCGGTGTAGTATTGGCGTTCATTTTCTACGCAGCAGCGTAA
- the atpB gene encoding F0F1 ATP synthase subunit A: MHESPMIKVGGIDFDLSIIIALIVSCAVVFILVKLATRNLSVENPGKLQNFMEWVVEFVQGLISSTMDYKKGKPFLSLGLTLIMFIFVSNMLGLPFGLVFDYTSVEKATAFGQPLTSVVDGLAKGSHGVEVAWWKSPTADAGAAMGLALIVFVLVHYLGMVRNTKSYFKHYFKPFFFFFPINLIEQFSKLLTHGMRLFGNIFAGEVLIAVLLKMSGVWYGAIASVVGLIVWQGFSIFVGSIQAFVFTILAMVYISQSLETEEDH; the protein is encoded by the coding sequence ATGCATGAATCACCGATGATAAAAGTCGGGGGCATCGATTTTGATTTATCTATCATTATTGCGTTGATTGTTAGTTGTGCTGTAGTGTTTATTTTAGTGAAGCTAGCAACACGTAATCTTTCGGTAGAAAATCCAGGCAAGTTGCAAAACTTTATGGAATGGGTCGTAGAATTCGTTCAAGGACTAATTTCGAGTACGATGGACTACAAAAAAGGAAAGCCTTTTCTTTCTCTCGGTTTAACTTTGATTATGTTCATCTTTGTTAGCAATATGCTTGGGCTTCCATTTGGTTTAGTGTTCGATTACACAAGCGTAGAAAAAGCTACTGCTTTTGGTCAACCATTAACATCTGTAGTGGACGGACTGGCAAAAGGAAGTCATGGTGTGGAAGTCGCTTGGTGGAAATCACCTACAGCTGATGCTGGAGCAGCGATGGGTCTGGCACTAATCGTATTCGTTCTTGTCCATTACTTAGGGATGGTCAGAAATACGAAGTCATACTTCAAACACTATTTCAAACCGTTCTTTTTCTTTTTCCCTATCAATTTGATCGAACAATTCTCCAAACTGTTGACACACGGTATGCGGCTATTCGGTAATATTTTTGCCGGCGAAGTTCTTATTGCTGTATTGCTTAAAATGTCAGGCGTCTGGTACGGAGCTATCGCTTCTGTTGTAGGTCTTATTGTATGGCAAGGATTTAGTATCTTTGTTGGCTCTATCCAAGCCTTTGTCTTCACGATCCTGGCTATGGTATACATATCACAGTCACTAGAGACGGAAGAAGATCACTAA
- a CDS encoding ATP synthase subunit I codes for MNEIPSYIYWLTRTTFVFLALCFLAVAFLPQSRPIAFGMIIGSAVSYINTKYLAKKVSMMTEAAATGRRGPKGLGFAQRAAISIGAVVLAIEFPHLFEIHALAGSLVFAPFALIVIGYFLSRHERDNSDNERGEKNA; via the coding sequence ATGAATGAAATACCAAGTTACATTTATTGGCTGACCCGGACTACCTTTGTTTTTCTAGCTCTTTGCTTTTTAGCAGTTGCATTCCTGCCTCAATCTCGTCCGATTGCTTTTGGGATGATTATTGGTTCGGCAGTCAGTTATATCAACACCAAATATTTAGCTAAAAAAGTAAGTATGATGACTGAAGCAGCAGCTACAGGTAGAAGAGGACCGAAGGGTTTAGGGTTTGCACAACGTGCAGCAATTTCGATCGGAGCGGTAGTACTTGCTATTGAATTCCCGCATTTGTTTGAAATTCATGCCCTAGCTGGCAGTCTGGTGTTCGCACCATTCGCGCTAATTGTTATCGGTTATTTCCTTTCTCGCCATGAGCGTGATAACTCCGATAATGAAAGGGGTGAGAAAAATGCATGA
- a CDS encoding AtpZ/AtpI family protein, translated as MADEPKSSNSSSNPWKAVGLVSVIGIDLAVCTLAGFWFGSWLDQVWHSAGIGTGLGVLAGMILGIFGIVLIIKKIVGETNE; from the coding sequence ATGGCAGATGAACCCAAATCAAGCAATTCGAGTTCGAACCCCTGGAAAGCGGTTGGACTTGTTAGTGTGATTGGAATAGATTTAGCTGTATGTACACTCGCCGGATTCTGGTTCGGTTCTTGGCTTGATCAAGTATGGCATAGCGCAGGAATAGGAACCGGACTCGGAGTACTTGCAGGTATGATTCTAGGTATTTTCGGTATTGTTCTTATTATTAAGAAAATAGTGGGGGAAACGAATGAATGA
- the wecB gene encoding non-hydrolyzing UDP-N-acetylglucosamine 2-epimerase: MKKIKVMTIFGVRPEAIKMAPLILELQKHPEHIESIVCVTAQHRQMLDQVLEVFNITPDYDLDVMKDRQTLNEISMRVLSGLEPVLQEVKPDIVLVHGDTLTTFLASYAAFMQQINVGHVEAGLRTWNKLSPYPEEMNRQLTGVLADLHFAPTSWSAGNLLKENKLPSSVYITGNTVTDVFQYTVQPDYHHPVLEWAAGKRLILMTAHRRESQGEPHRNIFRAVKRIADEFEDIAIVYPVHPSPAVKEPAHEILGNHPRIQLIDPLDVVDLHNFYPHTHLILTDSGGLQEEAPSFGVPVLVLRDTTERPEGIEAGTLEMVGTDEEKIYERAHALLSDSELYASMSEASNPYGDGQASPRIVNAILHHYGILEDRPEEFHTTFKKGPTVVL; encoded by the coding sequence ATGAAAAAAATTAAAGTAATGACAATTTTCGGTGTACGTCCTGAAGCAATCAAAATGGCTCCATTGATTCTGGAATTGCAAAAGCATCCTGAACATATTGAGTCAATCGTTTGCGTAACTGCGCAACATCGTCAAATGTTGGATCAAGTGCTTGAAGTGTTCAATATCACTCCAGATTATGATCTGGATGTTATGAAAGATCGTCAAACTTTGAACGAGATTTCAATGCGTGTACTTAGTGGTCTTGAGCCAGTATTGCAAGAAGTTAAGCCTGATATTGTATTGGTTCATGGAGATACATTGACGACTTTCCTTGCAAGTTATGCTGCATTTATGCAACAGATCAATGTCGGTCACGTAGAAGCAGGATTACGTACGTGGAACAAACTTTCACCGTATCCTGAAGAAATGAATCGTCAATTGACAGGCGTACTTGCGGACTTGCACTTTGCACCTACAAGTTGGTCAGCAGGCAATTTATTGAAAGAAAATAAACTGCCGTCAAGCGTGTATATCACAGGCAACACTGTTACAGATGTGTTTCAATATACTGTACAGCCTGATTATCATCATCCTGTTTTGGAATGGGCAGCAGGGAAACGTCTGATCTTGATGACTGCACATCGTCGTGAATCTCAAGGCGAACCACATCGTAATATTTTCCGCGCGGTCAAGCGTATTGCTGACGAATTTGAAGATATTGCGATTGTGTATCCAGTTCATCCAAGCCCAGCAGTGAAAGAACCTGCTCATGAAATATTAGGCAATCATCCGCGCATTCAGTTGATCGATCCTCTGGATGTTGTCGATTTGCATAATTTTTATCCGCATACTCATCTGATCTTAACGGATTCAGGTGGACTTCAAGAAGAAGCACCTTCATTCGGTGTTCCTGTACTGGTGCTACGTGATACAACAGAGCGTCCAGAAGGAATAGAAGCAGGTACACTTGAAATGGTGGGTACAGATGAAGAGAAGATCTATGAGCGTGCACATGCATTGCTGAGTGACTCTGAACTGTATGCGTCGATGAGTGAAGCTTCCAACCCTTATGGTGATGGTCAGGCATCGCCACGGATTGTCAATGCGATTTTGCATCATTATGGTATTTTAGAGGATCGTCCTGAAGAGTTTCACACAACGTTCAAAAAAGGTCCCACAGTCGTATTGTGA
- the upp gene encoding uracil phosphoribosyltransferase: protein MAKLVICDHPLIQHKLTFIRDVQTNTKDFRELVDEVATLMAYEITRDIPLESIPVETPVIKTEGKVISGRMLGLIPILRAGLGMLDGVLKLLPAAKVGHVGLFRDPETFQPVEYYVKLPTDVQERELIVIDPMLATGGSAIAAIDVLKKRGCTQIKMMNLIAAPEGVKAVQDAHPDVDIYVAALDEKLDEHGYIVPGLGDAGDRLYGTK from the coding sequence ATGGCAAAATTAGTAATATGCGATCATCCTTTAATTCAACACAAATTAACATTTATTCGTGATGTGCAGACCAACACGAAAGATTTCCGCGAGCTTGTTGACGAAGTAGCAACATTAATGGCTTACGAAATCACACGTGATATTCCACTTGAATCAATTCCGGTAGAAACACCTGTAATCAAAACAGAAGGCAAAGTCATTTCTGGACGTATGCTTGGATTAATTCCTATTTTACGTGCAGGCTTGGGTATGCTAGATGGCGTACTTAAATTGTTGCCAGCTGCTAAAGTTGGACATGTAGGATTGTTCCGCGATCCAGAAACATTCCAACCGGTTGAATATTATGTGAAGCTTCCTACCGATGTACAAGAACGTGAATTGATCGTGATTGATCCGATGTTAGCAACAGGTGGTTCTGCTATTGCTGCGATCGATGTTCTGAAAAAGCGTGGATGCACTCAGATCAAAATGATGAATCTAATCGCTGCTCCTGAAGGAGTAAAAGCTGTTCAAGATGCTCACCCGGATGTAGACATTTATGTGGCTGCATTAGATGAGAAATTGGATGAGCATGGATATATCGTACCTGGACTCGGCGATGCCGGCGACCGTTTGTACGGAACCAAGTAA
- the glyA gene encoding serine hydroxymethyltransferase, whose amino-acid sequence MMEQLRKNDPAVLEAMGLELKRQRDNIELIASENIVSEAVIEALGSVLTNKYAEGYPGKRYYGGCEHVDVVEDIARDRAKQLFGAEHVNVQPHSGAQANMAVYLAALKPGDTVLGMNLAHGGHLTHGSPVNASGLLYNFVAYGVQEDTFLIDYDEVRKAAFKHRPRMIVAGASAYPRTIDFEKLASIANDVGALFMVDMAHIAGLVAAGEHPSPVPHAHFVTTTTHKTLRGPRGGMIMCTKAWAQAIDKAVFPGSQGGPLMHVIASKAVAFGEALDPSFKTYAQNVVKNAKVLAQTLVDEGLTIVSGGTDNHLMLVDTRSVNITGKEAEHVLDSVGITTNKNAIPFDPTSPFITSGIRLGTPAATSRGMDEAAMVKIGQIIAMTLKSPKDEAVLAQASAQVAELTSQFPLYQQMNY is encoded by the coding sequence ATGATGGAGCAATTAAGAAAGAATGATCCGGCAGTACTAGAAGCAATGGGACTTGAACTGAAGCGCCAACGTGATAATATCGAATTGATCGCTTCTGAGAACATCGTTAGTGAAGCTGTTATCGAAGCTTTGGGTTCTGTATTGACGAACAAATATGCAGAAGGTTATCCAGGCAAACGCTACTATGGTGGTTGTGAACATGTGGATGTCGTTGAAGATATCGCTCGTGATCGTGCGAAGCAATTATTCGGTGCAGAACATGTTAACGTACAGCCTCACTCTGGTGCACAAGCGAATATGGCGGTTTACTTAGCAGCCCTCAAACCAGGGGATACTGTTCTAGGGATGAACCTTGCACATGGTGGACACTTAACACATGGTAGCCCTGTAAATGCTTCTGGATTGTTGTATAACTTTGTAGCTTATGGCGTACAAGAAGATACATTCTTGATCGATTATGATGAAGTTCGCAAAGCAGCATTCAAACACCGTCCTCGTATGATCGTAGCTGGAGCAAGTGCATACCCGCGTACGATTGATTTTGAAAAATTAGCTTCGATTGCAAATGATGTAGGTGCTCTATTTATGGTGGATATGGCGCATATCGCAGGTCTGGTTGCAGCTGGAGAACATCCAAGCCCTGTACCACATGCTCATTTTGTAACAACAACAACACACAAAACACTTCGCGGACCTCGTGGTGGTATGATTATGTGTACCAAAGCGTGGGCACAAGCGATAGATAAAGCCGTATTCCCGGGTTCACAAGGTGGCCCATTGATGCACGTGATTGCTTCCAAAGCGGTAGCATTTGGCGAAGCATTAGATCCTTCTTTCAAAACGTATGCTCAAAATGTAGTCAAAAATGCAAAAGTGCTTGCACAAACATTGGTAGACGAAGGATTGACTATCGTGTCTGGCGGTACAGATAATCACTTAATGCTTGTAGATACACGCAGCGTAAATATCACAGGTAAAGAAGCAGAACATGTTCTGGATTCTGTAGGCATCACAACGAACAAAAATGCGATTCCTTTCGATCCAACAAGTCCATTTATTACAAGTGGTATCCGTCTAGGAACACCAGCAGCAACTTCACGTGGTATGGATGAAGCAGCTATGGTGAAGATCGGTCAGATTATTGCGATGACTCTCAAATCTCCTAAAGATGAAGCTGTTCTTGCCCAAGCAAGTGCACAAGTAGCTGAACTTACAAGTCAATTTCCTTTGTACCAACAAATGAATTATTAA